The following proteins come from a genomic window of Maribacter sp. HTCC2170:
- a CDS encoding TatD family hydrolase — MILTDTHTHLYSEAFDEDRDEMIKKAMDLGVERFFIPAIDSSYTEAMLALEKAYPENMFLMTGLHPTHVKENYKDELAHVEEMLAKRSFYAVGEIGIDLYWDKSFLKEQQTAFRFQIQLAKKYKLPIVIHCRESFDEIFEILEMEKGDDLFGIFHCFTGTIEQARRAISYGMKLGIGGVVTFKNGKIDKFLKEIDLEYIVLETDAPYLAPTPYRGKRNESAYILNVLEKLSGIYGVSKQEIADITTANSKKIFGI, encoded by the coding sequence ATGATTTTGACTGACACGCATACCCATCTTTATAGTGAGGCCTTTGATGAGGACAGGGATGAGATGATAAAAAAAGCTATGGATTTGGGCGTTGAACGTTTTTTTATCCCGGCAATCGATTCAAGTTATACTGAGGCTATGCTGGCTTTGGAAAAAGCTTATCCTGAAAACATGTTTTTAATGACCGGATTGCATCCCACACATGTGAAAGAAAACTATAAAGATGAATTGGCACATGTTGAAGAAATGTTGGCGAAAAGAAGTTTTTATGCGGTTGGAGAAATTGGTATTGATTTGTATTGGGATAAAAGTTTTTTGAAAGAACAACAAACAGCTTTCCGCTTTCAAATACAGTTGGCAAAAAAATATAAGCTACCTATAGTGATTCACTGTAGAGAGTCTTTTGATGAAATATTTGAGATTCTTGAAATGGAGAAAGGTGATGATTTATTCGGAATTTTCCATTGTTTTACTGGAACAATTGAACAGGCTAGAAGAGCAATATCTTATGGTATGAAATTAGGCATTGGGGGAGTGGTGACTTTTAAGAACGGAAAAATTGATAAATTTTTAAAAGAAATTGATTTAGAATATATTGTACTTGAGACAGATGCGCCATATTTGGCGCCAACCCCTTATCGTGGTAAGCGAAATGAAAGTGCCTACATTCTTAATGTTTTGGAAAAGCTTTCTGGGATTTATGGCGTAAGTAAACAAGAGATTGCTGATATTACAACAGCGAATTCTAAGAAAATATTTGGAATTTGA